Proteins found in one Agaribacterium sp. ZY112 genomic segment:
- a CDS encoding tryptophan halogenase family protein codes for MNNKTQKIIIVGGGTAGWMAAAALANDQRELDITVIEAPNLGTIGVGEASIPGIRNFNASLGIDEIDFIKKTHATFKLGIQFEDWFNKGSQFFHPFSDYGQPLNGVDFHHYLYRCQKIKTNPKELSNFKLQDFCLASQVALDNRFAQPSVDSGHSLSDYKYAFHFDASLYANYLKDYSIERKVKHIQAKVNEVHLAPDGNILSLNLDNKQQHKADLFIDCSGFRALLIEGALKTGFTDWSHWLPVNSAIAIASEPHKQPSPYTRSCAKEAGWIWQIPLQSRFGNGYVYCDNFISDDHALVELKKSINEKTTSEARQLRFKTGIRNKFWNKNCVALGLASGFLEPLESTSISLIQTGLSRLLMFFPDNGFNKAETDEANRLALIEMERIRDFIILHYKYSQRQDSDFWRYVQEMEIPDTLQHKVELFKHAGHMSSYELESFGPSSWLSLFDGMNIRPQHQHVATASLSHSDLISGLNNMKDQIKSTSKKAMTHQDFINKHCKAF; via the coding sequence ATGAATAATAAAACACAAAAAATAATTATTGTTGGTGGAGGCACTGCTGGCTGGATGGCTGCTGCTGCACTAGCCAACGATCAACGAGAATTAGATATCACCGTAATAGAAGCTCCCAATCTAGGTACGATAGGCGTAGGTGAAGCCAGCATACCCGGCATACGAAATTTTAATGCAAGCCTTGGCATCGATGAAATAGACTTTATAAAAAAAACACATGCTACGTTTAAACTAGGTATCCAATTTGAAGACTGGTTTAACAAAGGCTCTCAATTTTTCCATCCATTTTCAGACTATGGTCAACCCTTAAACGGCGTCGACTTTCATCACTACCTTTATCGCTGTCAAAAAATCAAAACCAACCCAAAAGAACTAAGCAATTTCAAGCTTCAAGATTTTTGCCTAGCTAGTCAAGTCGCCCTTGATAATCGCTTTGCCCAGCCAAGCGTAGATAGTGGCCATAGTCTGTCAGATTATAAATACGCCTTTCATTTTGACGCATCTCTGTATGCAAACTACTTAAAAGACTATTCAATCGAGAGAAAAGTAAAACATATTCAGGCCAAAGTTAACGAAGTACATCTAGCCCCTGACGGCAACATCCTCAGCCTCAACCTTGATAACAAGCAGCAACACAAAGCCGACTTATTTATTGATTGCAGTGGATTTCGTGCACTGCTTATTGAAGGCGCACTAAAAACCGGTTTCACCGATTGGTCTCACTGGCTACCTGTCAATAGCGCCATAGCCATAGCAAGTGAACCCCATAAACAACCGTCACCCTATACTCGATCTTGTGCAAAGGAAGCAGGATGGATCTGGCAAATTCCCCTACAGAGCCGCTTTGGTAATGGCTATGTTTATTGCGATAATTTTATTAGTGATGATCACGCACTAGTTGAATTAAAAAAATCCATTAATGAAAAAACAACAAGCGAAGCGCGCCAACTTCGATTTAAAACAGGCATAAGAAATAAGTTTTGGAATAAAAACTGTGTCGCCCTTGGCTTAGCCAGTGGTTTTCTTGAACCACTTGAAAGCACCAGCATATCGCTAATTCAAACCGGCCTGTCTAGGTTACTTATGTTTTTCCCTGACAATGGATTTAATAAAGCGGAAACTGATGAAGCCAACCGTTTAGCCTTAATAGAAATGGAGAGAATTAGAGACTTTATTATTCTTCACTATAAATACAGTCAGCGCCAAGACAGCGATTTTTGGCGTTATGTACAGGAAATGGAAATCCCCGACACCTTACAACACAAAGTAGAACTCTTTAAACACGCTGGCCACATGAGCAGCTATGAGCTGGAATCATTTGGGCCATCAAGCTGGTTAAGTCTGTTTGATGGCATGAATATACGCCCGCAACACCAACATGTTGCTACCGCCTCACTCAGTCACAGTGATTTAATTTCTGGTTTAAATAACATGAAAGACCAAATAAAAAGCACATCTAAAAAGGCCATGACACACCAAGACTTTATCAACAAACACTGCAAAGCCTTTTAG
- a CDS encoding LacI family DNA-binding transcriptional regulator — translation MNMAEVGIKDVAAKAGVSTATVSQALRNPGRVADATREKVLAAIEEVGYTPNKLGVSLRTSKTGNIVVIIPDVADSYNFGIIKAIEQVAHARGYSVLLGDTQCSPLREREYAAMVKSRQADGIILLSHRLPFDTDGGDAESNRLPPIVNGGEFTGVRGVPAVTIDDAKAGEDATQHLIDLGHSNIAVITGDMDCPTSQNRLQGFKQAMEKSGLSVNEKNIIKADYTVEDGEAAVKKLLILKTRPTAIFCFSDEIALGAMHSLQMHGFDVPSDISIIGFDDIKFAKYFSPALTTIAQPAELIGETCANLLMNLLDEKAPEKDRYILEHELIVRGSTGPAPGA, via the coding sequence ATGAATATGGCCGAAGTTGGGATTAAAGATGTTGCAGCAAAAGCTGGTGTTTCAACGGCAACAGTTTCACAAGCACTGCGAAATCCTGGCCGTGTCGCTGACGCTACTCGTGAAAAAGTTCTCGCAGCAATTGAAGAGGTAGGTTATACACCGAATAAGTTAGGCGTGAGCCTGCGTACCTCTAAAACCGGAAATATTGTTGTTATTATTCCCGATGTTGCAGATAGCTATAATTTTGGAATTATCAAGGCTATTGAGCAAGTGGCTCATGCTCGTGGTTATTCTGTGCTATTGGGTGATACTCAGTGTTCACCACTTCGGGAGCGTGAATACGCGGCGATGGTTAAATCCCGTCAGGCAGACGGAATTATTCTATTATCCCACCGACTCCCTTTTGATACCGATGGCGGTGATGCGGAATCAAATCGTTTGCCGCCTATTGTTAACGGTGGTGAGTTTACCGGTGTTAGAGGTGTGCCAGCGGTGACCATCGACGATGCCAAAGCTGGTGAGGATGCAACTCAGCATCTAATCGATTTGGGGCATAGCAATATTGCTGTTATCACAGGCGATATGGACTGTCCGACAAGTCAAAACCGGCTACAAGGCTTTAAGCAAGCAATGGAAAAATCGGGGCTTTCAGTTAATGAGAAAAACATCATTAAGGCTGATTATACGGTTGAAGATGGCGAGGCTGCTGTCAAAAAGCTTCTGATATTAAAAACACGACCAACGGCTATTTTTTGTTTCTCCGATGAAATAGCCTTGGGGGCTATGCACTCATTACAGATGCACGGTTTTGATGTACCCAGTGATATCTCCATCATTGGTTTTGATGACATTAAATTTGCTAAGTATTTTTCTCCCGCTTTAACAACCATTGCTCAGCCAGCTGAGTTGATCGGCGAAACCTGCGCAAACCTACTAATGAATTTATTAGATGAAAAAGCGCCGGAGAAAGACCGCTATATTCTTGAACACGAATTAATCGTTCGGGGAAGTACAGGGCCAGCGCCCGGAGCTTGA